In Eupeodes corollae chromosome 3, idEupCoro1.1, whole genome shotgun sequence, a single genomic region encodes these proteins:
- the LOC129948822 gene encoding constitutive coactivator of PPAR-gamma-like protein 1 isoform X2 has product MIDPADLQTFLSKVEGGAVGVDLFKIGQKHHDEHPPNMKNNKHNGNFRVALDIEDCLDRFYGGYYSDWACGGQWNRAYQFVQLLASAFQHSHVEVIAFFDGTLKKNKKCSAECNDFRQKTNSVLKHIRMIGTPPPKIWWLPPSGIKTALRNALRSVHIQIVQTVNDHTMELIEYFHEQKLDGILGLHPDYIIANTTRYFSSHDLRLSYKGALETKEFMISKLLASLSLTADHLPFVAVFLGGYILIDEAKCKLIYERLKIDASLDYEGRIRKIAEIVRNSPTTDIDEFIKHLSLAEFEKEIKESLEYYQRKGKFSAKKYQGSKKRNELIKPVAVTDPPMPFASETAENDEAAKKILSDAVAKEDEVIEEGSALSDKSKTEDKEKSSSTAGATAAATTASTPPAAAASTNGAKSLQPFVYTLPAEVLKTSLNRHQRGIMDARIYQLLIKKEIILPQVLEDEQYREIPSVHLFYRPARQMIYAILFNLYHQKYLCSKRNGNNNDSSDKSNKKENKKDKKEAAAAAAGQKPPEIQVAEWIWSPQNEYKKPALVSATPLPWAVPTIQRLWFGMAFDDKQRRMRAFLTIMRSDSPLMLNRGYVPQHMLVMACVLRYIVTSPDRNILTRQELDAFLATAFSQQLPMVENTQELILPGVHLRGVYLATLFMQGVETASLANDACGVPLPWTMINPWLFFDGKLFHLKLKMSTYVSTIRELCDDHIEIVLKIERFRKAILEDVEHFLLPAAHMDPMYRPGLLPQRALSQRALSIQQFSKNCVAAAAASQYHPLTAAANANNAILYNTQSPYFALSSALLGREAVTGVNPPPNNGGRNRNQMGNRNGPNRKGYQLKVGVTGSWAGNNAAAAAAASRSLFGPFGGNGGGGNRMVGGAGNRVAARIAIGNRGKLSLNARLNRNSNVGGGTVAAANMANRSLSRTFANKVNARKSNRNKRKDNRVKTQTKNKKNDDAEKNDGDKEGSEKEATTTTASKGTESNGSTSPDTTTSEDKPAVVVAVAAKTRSPITIKTKSTTSTANTTSTTSTTPTTPTTTKTSSPSSSPLPLNNAETTTVAKVDKVTKIEPPSSPPSSTVNKSNKTATVAVAKLKSSAQEEKSIEAVLDQIGSLTMNEPELKNELVA; this is encoded by the exons caaatatgaaaaacaacaagCACAATGGAAACTTCCGTGTTGCCTTGGATATTGAAGACTGTTTGGACAGATTCTATGGAGGCTATTATTCTG attgggCCTGTGGTGGCCAGTGGAACAGGGCTTACCAGTTTGTACAACTCTTAGCCAGTGCCTTTCAACATTCTCATGTAGAGGTGATTGCATTTTTCGATGGAAcgcttaagaaaaataaaaaatgctccGCCGAATGTAATGATTTTCGTCAAAAAACAAATTCG GTTTTGAAGCACATTCGAATGATTGGAACACCACCTCCAAAAATCTGGTGGTTACCTCCTTCTGGCATTAAGACAGCATTGAGAAATGCTTTGAGAAGTGTACATATTCAAATT GTACAAACAGTTAATGACCATACCATGGAActtattgaatattttcatgAACAAAAACTTGATGGCATTTTAGGCCTTCATCCCGATTATATTATAGCGAATACGACGCGCTACTTCAGCTCCCATGACCTGCGATTATCCTACAAGGGAGCCCTCGAGACCAAAGAGTTTATGATATCGAAGCTTTTGGCTTCGTTAAGCCTTACCGCCGATCATCTGCCTTTTGTTGCTGTCTTCTTGGGTGGTTATATCCTAATCGACGAAGCcaaatgtaaattaatttacGAACGTTTAAAGATCGATGCTAGTTTGGACTATGAGGGTCGGATTCGTAAGATTGCTGAAATAGTTCGCAATTCGCCTACAACAGACATCGATGAATTCATTAAGCATTTGAGTTTGGCTGAATTTGAGAAGGAAATCAAAGAGTCACTGGAATATTACCAACGAAAGGGTAAATTCTCAGCGAAGAAATACCAGGGTTCGAAGAAGCGCAATGAGCTTATTAAGCCAGTAGCTGTGACTGATCCACCAATGCCATTTGCCTCAGAAACTGCTGAAAATGACGAAGCAGCTAAGAAGATCTTAAGTGATGCTGTTGCTAAAGAAGACGAAGTCATCGAAGAAGGTTCTGCTTTGAGTGATAAGAGCAAAACTGAGGATAAGGAGAAATCAAGCTCAACAGCGGGAGCTACAGCAGCGGCCACCACAGCAAGTACGCCACCTGCTGCAGCTGCTTCAACAAATGGAGCAAAATCTCTGCAACCATTTGTATACACTCTCCCAGCTGAAGTGCTAAAAACCTCTCTAAATCGTCATCAACGTGGCATAATGGATGCAAGAATATATCAACTCCTCATAAAGAAGGAAATTATTCTTCCCCAAGTGCTGGAGGATGAGCAATATCGAGAGATTCCATCGGTGCATTTGTTCTATAGGCCAGCTCGGCAGATGATATAcgcaattttgtttaacttgtaCCACCAAAAGTACCTGTGTTCAAAGAGGAACGGCAACAATAACGACTCATCGGATAAATCTAACAAGAAGGAGAATAAGAAAGATAAGAAGGAAGCTGCTGCAGCTGCGGCTGGTCAAAAACCACCAGAAATTCAAGTTGCCGAATGGATCTGGTCTCCTCAGAATGAATATAAGAAGCCAGCCCTTGTGAGTGCAACTCCACTTCCCTGGGCTGTTCCGACGATTCAACGTTTGTGGTTTGGCATGGCATTCGATGATAAACAACGCCGCATGCGAGCGTTCTTGACAATCATGCGCTCAGACTCACCGCTGATGCTTAATCGTGGCTATGTCCCCCAACATATGCTAGTCATGGCCTGTGTGCTAAGATATATTGTGACCAGTCCTGATCGAAATATCCTGACTCGCCAGGAACTCGATGCATTCCTTGCGACAGCATTTTCTCAGCAATTGCCAATGGTTGAGAATACTCAAGAATTAATT TTACCTGGTGTACATTTGCGAGGTGTGTATCTTGCAACATTATTTATGCAAGGTGTTGAAACTGCATCTTTGGCCAACGATGCCTGTGGAGTGCCTCTTCCATGGACTATGATCAATCCATGGCTATTTTTCGATggcaaacttttccatctaaaGCTGAAGATGTCCACATATGTTTCGACAATTCGAGAGTTGTGTGATGACCATATTGAAATAGTGTTGAAAATCGAACGATTCCGTAAAGCTATTTTGGAGGATGTAGAACACTTTTTACTGCCTGCAGCTCATATGG ATCCAATGTACAGGCCAGGTTTACTGCCCCAACGAGCCTTATCACAACGTGCTCTCTCAATTCAGCAATTCAGTAAGAATTGTgttgcagcagcagcagcctcGCAATACCACCCTCTAACTGCCGCGGCCAATGCCAACAATGCGATCCTCTACAACACTCAATCACCATACTTCGCTCTCTCGTCTGCTCTTTTGGGTCGCGAAGCAGTAACCGGAGTAAATCCACCACCAAACAACGGAGGACGTAACCGTAATCAAATGGGCAATCGCAATGGGCCGAATCGCAAAGGCTATCAACTCAAAGTCGGAG TTACAGGTTCATGGGCCGGTAACAATGCAGCCGCCGCAGCAGCTGCTTCCCGCTCACTATTCGGACCATTTGGTGGTAATGGCGGCGGTGGCAATCGCATGGTAGGTGGTGCTGGAAATCGTGTGGCTGCTCGCATTGCCATTGGAAATCGTGGAAAATTAAGCTTAAATGCCCGCCTCAATCGAAATTCAAATGTTGGCGGAGGAACTGTTGCAGCCGCTAACATGGCCAATCGCAGTTTATCACGCACTTTTGCCAACAAAGTAAATGCACGTAAAAGCAATCGCAATAAGCGAAAGGACAACCGTGTCAAGACTCAaaccaaaaacaagaaaaacgatGATGCGGAAAAGAACGATGGCGACAAGGAGGGATCTGAGAAAGAAGCAACAACCACAACAGCATCCAAGGGAACAGAATCCAATGGTTCCACATCGCCAGACACTACAACTTCCGAAGACAAACCAGCTGTTGTTGTGGCAGTGGCTGCAAAAACCCGCTCCCCAATCACAATTAAAACCAAGAGTACCACCAGTACAGCCAATACCACATCTACAACGTCTACCACACCTACCACCCCTACAACCACCAAAACCTCATCACCTTCTTCATCTCCATTGCCATTAAATAACGCAGAGACCACTACAGTTGCTAAAGTAGACAAAGTCACAAAGATTGAGCCTCCATCATCGCCACCATCATCCACTGtgaacaaatcaaataaaaccgcCACCGTCGCCGTCGCCAAGCTAAAATCATCGGCCCAAGAGGAGAAATCCATTGAAGCTGTTTTGGATCAAATTGGTTCTCTAACCATGAATGAGCCTGAACTCAAAAACGAACTAGTCGCTTAA
- the LOC129948822 gene encoding constitutive coactivator of PPAR-gamma-like protein 1 isoform X1, whose translation MIDPADLQTFLSKVEGGAVGVDLFKIGQKHHDEHPPNMKNNKHNGNFRVALDIEDCLDRFYGGYYSDWACGGQWNRAYQFVQLLASAFQHSHVEVIAFFDGTLKKNKKCSAECNDFRQKTNSVLKHIRMIGTPPPKIWWLPPSGIKTALRNALRSVHIQIVQTVNDHTMELIEYFHEQKLDGILGLHPDYIIANTTRYFSSHDLRLSYKGALETKEFMISKLLASLSLTADHLPFVAVFLGGYILIDEAKCKLIYERLKIDASLDYEGRIRKIAEIVRNSPTTDIDEFIKHLSLAEFEKEIKESLEYYQRKGKFSAKKYQGSKKRNELIKPVAVTDPPMPFASETAENDEAAKKILSDAVAKEDEVIEEGSALSDKSKTEDKEKSSSTAGATAAATTASTPPAAAASTNGAKSLQPFVYTLPAEVLKTSLNRHQRGIMDARIYQLLIKKEIILPQVLEDEQYREIPSVHLFYRPARQMIYAILFNLYHQKYLCSKRNGNNNDSSDKSNKKENKKDKKEAAAAAAGQKPPEIQVAEWIWSPQNEYKKPALVSATPLPWAVPTIQRLWFGMAFDDKQRRMRAFLTIMRSDSPLMLNRGYVPQHMLVMACVLRYIVTSPDRNILTRQELDAFLATAFSQQLPMVENTQELILPGVHLRGVYLATLFMQGVETASLANDACGVPLPWTMINPWLFFDGKLFHLKLKMSTYVSTIRELCDDHIEIVLKIERFRKAILEDVEHFLLPAAHMDPMYRPGLLPQRALSQRALSIQQFSKNCVAAAAASQYHPLTAAANANNAILYNTQSPYFALSSALLGREAVTGVNPPPNNGGRNRNQMGNRNGPNRKGYQLKVGGIVTGSWAGNNAAAAAAASRSLFGPFGGNGGGGNRMVGGAGNRVAARIAIGNRGKLSLNARLNRNSNVGGGTVAAANMANRSLSRTFANKVNARKSNRNKRKDNRVKTQTKNKKNDDAEKNDGDKEGSEKEATTTTASKGTESNGSTSPDTTTSEDKPAVVVAVAAKTRSPITIKTKSTTSTANTTSTTSTTPTTPTTTKTSSPSSSPLPLNNAETTTVAKVDKVTKIEPPSSPPSSTVNKSNKTATVAVAKLKSSAQEEKSIEAVLDQIGSLTMNEPELKNELVA comes from the exons caaatatgaaaaacaacaagCACAATGGAAACTTCCGTGTTGCCTTGGATATTGAAGACTGTTTGGACAGATTCTATGGAGGCTATTATTCTG attgggCCTGTGGTGGCCAGTGGAACAGGGCTTACCAGTTTGTACAACTCTTAGCCAGTGCCTTTCAACATTCTCATGTAGAGGTGATTGCATTTTTCGATGGAAcgcttaagaaaaataaaaaatgctccGCCGAATGTAATGATTTTCGTCAAAAAACAAATTCG GTTTTGAAGCACATTCGAATGATTGGAACACCACCTCCAAAAATCTGGTGGTTACCTCCTTCTGGCATTAAGACAGCATTGAGAAATGCTTTGAGAAGTGTACATATTCAAATT GTACAAACAGTTAATGACCATACCATGGAActtattgaatattttcatgAACAAAAACTTGATGGCATTTTAGGCCTTCATCCCGATTATATTATAGCGAATACGACGCGCTACTTCAGCTCCCATGACCTGCGATTATCCTACAAGGGAGCCCTCGAGACCAAAGAGTTTATGATATCGAAGCTTTTGGCTTCGTTAAGCCTTACCGCCGATCATCTGCCTTTTGTTGCTGTCTTCTTGGGTGGTTATATCCTAATCGACGAAGCcaaatgtaaattaatttacGAACGTTTAAAGATCGATGCTAGTTTGGACTATGAGGGTCGGATTCGTAAGATTGCTGAAATAGTTCGCAATTCGCCTACAACAGACATCGATGAATTCATTAAGCATTTGAGTTTGGCTGAATTTGAGAAGGAAATCAAAGAGTCACTGGAATATTACCAACGAAAGGGTAAATTCTCAGCGAAGAAATACCAGGGTTCGAAGAAGCGCAATGAGCTTATTAAGCCAGTAGCTGTGACTGATCCACCAATGCCATTTGCCTCAGAAACTGCTGAAAATGACGAAGCAGCTAAGAAGATCTTAAGTGATGCTGTTGCTAAAGAAGACGAAGTCATCGAAGAAGGTTCTGCTTTGAGTGATAAGAGCAAAACTGAGGATAAGGAGAAATCAAGCTCAACAGCGGGAGCTACAGCAGCGGCCACCACAGCAAGTACGCCACCTGCTGCAGCTGCTTCAACAAATGGAGCAAAATCTCTGCAACCATTTGTATACACTCTCCCAGCTGAAGTGCTAAAAACCTCTCTAAATCGTCATCAACGTGGCATAATGGATGCAAGAATATATCAACTCCTCATAAAGAAGGAAATTATTCTTCCCCAAGTGCTGGAGGATGAGCAATATCGAGAGATTCCATCGGTGCATTTGTTCTATAGGCCAGCTCGGCAGATGATATAcgcaattttgtttaacttgtaCCACCAAAAGTACCTGTGTTCAAAGAGGAACGGCAACAATAACGACTCATCGGATAAATCTAACAAGAAGGAGAATAAGAAAGATAAGAAGGAAGCTGCTGCAGCTGCGGCTGGTCAAAAACCACCAGAAATTCAAGTTGCCGAATGGATCTGGTCTCCTCAGAATGAATATAAGAAGCCAGCCCTTGTGAGTGCAACTCCACTTCCCTGGGCTGTTCCGACGATTCAACGTTTGTGGTTTGGCATGGCATTCGATGATAAACAACGCCGCATGCGAGCGTTCTTGACAATCATGCGCTCAGACTCACCGCTGATGCTTAATCGTGGCTATGTCCCCCAACATATGCTAGTCATGGCCTGTGTGCTAAGATATATTGTGACCAGTCCTGATCGAAATATCCTGACTCGCCAGGAACTCGATGCATTCCTTGCGACAGCATTTTCTCAGCAATTGCCAATGGTTGAGAATACTCAAGAATTAATT TTACCTGGTGTACATTTGCGAGGTGTGTATCTTGCAACATTATTTATGCAAGGTGTTGAAACTGCATCTTTGGCCAACGATGCCTGTGGAGTGCCTCTTCCATGGACTATGATCAATCCATGGCTATTTTTCGATggcaaacttttccatctaaaGCTGAAGATGTCCACATATGTTTCGACAATTCGAGAGTTGTGTGATGACCATATTGAAATAGTGTTGAAAATCGAACGATTCCGTAAAGCTATTTTGGAGGATGTAGAACACTTTTTACTGCCTGCAGCTCATATGG ATCCAATGTACAGGCCAGGTTTACTGCCCCAACGAGCCTTATCACAACGTGCTCTCTCAATTCAGCAATTCAGTAAGAATTGTgttgcagcagcagcagcctcGCAATACCACCCTCTAACTGCCGCGGCCAATGCCAACAATGCGATCCTCTACAACACTCAATCACCATACTTCGCTCTCTCGTCTGCTCTTTTGGGTCGCGAAGCAGTAACCGGAGTAAATCCACCACCAAACAACGGAGGACGTAACCGTAATCAAATGGGCAATCGCAATGGGCCGAATCGCAAAGGCTATCAACTCAAAGTCGGAG GAATAGTTACAGGTTCATGGGCCGGTAACAATGCAGCCGCCGCAGCAGCTGCTTCCCGCTCACTATTCGGACCATTTGGTGGTAATGGCGGCGGTGGCAATCGCATGGTAGGTGGTGCTGGAAATCGTGTGGCTGCTCGCATTGCCATTGGAAATCGTGGAAAATTAAGCTTAAATGCCCGCCTCAATCGAAATTCAAATGTTGGCGGAGGAACTGTTGCAGCCGCTAACATGGCCAATCGCAGTTTATCACGCACTTTTGCCAACAAAGTAAATGCACGTAAAAGCAATCGCAATAAGCGAAAGGACAACCGTGTCAAGACTCAaaccaaaaacaagaaaaacgatGATGCGGAAAAGAACGATGGCGACAAGGAGGGATCTGAGAAAGAAGCAACAACCACAACAGCATCCAAGGGAACAGAATCCAATGGTTCCACATCGCCAGACACTACAACTTCCGAAGACAAACCAGCTGTTGTTGTGGCAGTGGCTGCAAAAACCCGCTCCCCAATCACAATTAAAACCAAGAGTACCACCAGTACAGCCAATACCACATCTACAACGTCTACCACACCTACCACCCCTACAACCACCAAAACCTCATCACCTTCTTCATCTCCATTGCCATTAAATAACGCAGAGACCACTACAGTTGCTAAAGTAGACAAAGTCACAAAGATTGAGCCTCCATCATCGCCACCATCATCCACTGtgaacaaatcaaataaaaccgcCACCGTCGCCGTCGCCAAGCTAAAATCATCGGCCCAAGAGGAGAAATCCATTGAAGCTGTTTTGGATCAAATTGGTTCTCTAACCATGAATGAGCCTGAACTCAAAAACGAACTAGTCGCTTAA